GAACATGCCCACGGCGTCCTCGTAGCCGAGGGGGCGGTTACCGACGGCGGTGCCGATGACCGTGCGGGAGCAGCCGCTGTGGCGGCGCAGGAGTTCCGCGAACAGTCCGAGGAGGGTGGAGAAGGGGGTGAGGCCGCGGGTACGGGCGTGTCCGCGCAGGCGTTCGGCGAGGTCGGCGCCGATGTTCTGGCGCAGCTGTCCGCCGCGGTGCCGGCGGCGGGCGCCGGGGCGCGTCAGGCCGGGCAGCGGCAGGTCGTGCTGCCGGCCGCGCAGTTCGGTCCGCCAGAAGTCGAGCGATTCGGGGGCGTAGGCGGCCCCGGCGCGTTCCCTGACGTGGTCCGCGTAGGAGGAGGCGGCCGGGAGTTCCAGGGTCTCGCCGAGGACGTGGGCGCGGTAGACGCGGAAGACGTCGTCGAGCAGGATCGCGAAGGAGTGGCCGTCGTGGATCAGGTGGTGCTCGACGTGGATGAGCCGGTGGTGGCGCTCGGCGAGGCGTACGAGGGTCCAGCGGATCAGCGGTGCCTGGAAGGTGTCGAGCGGTGTCTCGGCCTCGGTGCGCAGCAGGCGGGCGAACTCCGCCTCGGGGTCCTCGGCGCTGCTGACGTCGACGGTGTGCAGCCGCGGCGTGCAGTGCTCCGCGACCCGCTGCTCCGGAACGGAGCCGGTGGAGGCGACGAGTTCGAGGCGCAGGCCGGCGTGGCGCGCGAGGGTGGCGGCGAGACCGCGGCGCAGGGCCTCGGCGTCGAGCGTGCCCCACAGATCCAGCGAAGCGGTGAAGTTGTAGGCGCGACTGCCGGGCTGCATCTGCTCGTGCAGCCAGACGATCTCCTGCGAGGAGGAGAGGGGAAGCATGGGCGATCCCTGAGGTTGTCGGGTCGGTTTCGGTACCGGTCACGGTCGTGTCCGGTGGTCGTACGGGCGGCGTGGCGGGTCGCGCGGTGCCGTTCGGACGTACGGGGATGCTGTGGGGGGAGCCCGAAGGCCCCGGGGGTCGGCCTGGCGCGGCGGGGGCGCGCCGGGAGGCCGGGTGCGCGGCGTGGGGGCGCGCGGCGTGGGGGCGCGGCGTGGGGCCGGGTGCGCGGCGTGGGGGGCCGCGGTGTGGGGCGTGGGGAGGTGTGCGGCGGCTGCGGGCCGTGGTGCGTCCGGCGGGGCGCGTGTGGTGGCAGGCGGGTGCGGGGGCGGGAGGGGTGTGCGCGGGCCGTCCGGGCGGCGGGGGGCCGGGCGGCCGCGAGGTCAGCGCACGGGGTGCTCCGAGGGGCGCAGGGCGCGGGTGAGCGCGGCGAACGCCCGCTCCGCGCTCTCGTCGTCGAGCAGGGCACGGTCCCACACCATCCGCAGGTGGATCTCCGCTCCCTGGGTGACGGACACGGCGAAGGGGCCGCGGACGGGCCTGCCGTCGATGTGGACTTCTCGTCCCTCGGTACCGGCCAGGGTGAGGGGCGGGCGACGGCTGTCGTCGTCCACGGTGAGCAGTCCGTCGAGGCCGCCCGTCCAGCCCGAGCCGGTGGCCCGTGCGGCGGCCACAACCGCGTCGAACGGTACGTCGGCCCGGTCGAGGTCGTCCCACCACGCGTCGGCGGTGGCCTCCGCGCCGGGTCCGTGGCCGGTGTCGGCGGGGAAGACGAGGGTGTTGAGGAAGCAGCCGACGACCGGATCCGCTCCGGCGGGACGGCCGCCCCACGGGTAGCCGAGCGGGACCGTGCGGTCCGGGCCGTACAGTTCGCGGGCCGCGGCACGGCAGGCGTCGAGCAGTCCGGGGAAGGACACCCTGTCCTCGTGTGCGGGCAGCAGGGCCTGCGCGGCGCCGCTGGGCGGGGCGTCCTCGGGTGCGCGTGCGGGGCGGGGCGCGGGGGCGTGGGTGTGCACCATCCGCAGCCGTTCCGCCCAGTAGGCGGCCGCCGCCGGCGTCTCCGCCCGTTCCTCGGCGGCGAGTTGGCGCAGCACGGCGTCCTCGTAGGCGGCGAGTTCGGCTGCCGTCTCCCCTGCCGCAGCGCCCGGTTCGGCGGCCTCCTCGCCGTAGGCGGCGCCGAGTTCGTCGACGACCCGCGCCAGCGAACGGCCGTCGCAGACGGCGTGGTCCAGGGCGATGGCGAGGAGGTCCTCCCCGCGCTGCTCGTCGCGTACGAGGAAGAGCCGCAAGGGGGGACCCTGCGGATCCCAGGACGAGAGGGCGCGTCGGAGCGCGTCGGCCGCTGACTCGCCGGGTGCGACGGCCGGCCGGGTCACGGTGATGTCCGCTTCCTCGGGGGCGGCGACGCGTAGTACGGGGGTGCCCCGGACGACGGCGGGCCGTGAGCGCAGGGCGGTGTGCCGTGCGGCGAGGGTGCGGGCCGCGGCCCGCAGGCGTTCGGGGTCGACGGTTGCGCTGGGGAACGCGAAGAACATGGGCACCACGTCGGGGCGGCCCGTGGGGTCCAGCGAGCGCACCAGCATGAAGCGGCGCTGGGCTCCGGTGACGGGCAGGAGGGCGTCGGGCCGGTCGGTGGTGAGACGCCGGTAGCGGGCGAGGTACTGACTCGTGATGCTGAGCACGGGGTCCTCTTCGTCGTGACGGGGGGCGTTGGTCAGCCGGTGGGTGCGGGGGCGGGCCGTTCGTCCCCGCCGGCCCGCGTGCCGGCGTCGGGACCGGCGTCCGGGGCGGTGTCGTCGTCGGGGTCGGGGTCGGCGGCCTCCTGCGGGCCGGGCAGGTCGCGCATCCGGCGCAGCGGGGAGAAGAGCAGCGGCAGGGGTACGGCGAGGATCCCGACGGCGCACCAGACGAGGGCCGTACGCGTCCCGTAGGTCTGGGCGAGGGCCCCGCCGATGAGCGCCCCGAGCGGCAGGGTGCCCCACATAAGGAAGCGGAGGGTGGCGTTCATCCGGCCCAGCAGGCGGGGCGGGCACATCCCCTGGCGGAAGCTGACCTGGGCGACGTTGTAGACGACGGCGCCGAAGGAGACGACCGCGGATCCGGTGGCGAAGAGCGCCGCACCGGCGGGGCCGTGTCCGGACAGGGGCCACAGCAGGGCGAACGGGCCGGTCACGAGGAGGGACAGGAGGATGACCCGGGCCTGTCCGAGCCGCGCGGCCAGGCGCCCGGCGCACAGCGCGCCGAGGAGCCCGCCGACGGCCGACGCGGACAGCACCAGCCCGAGCCCGCCGGCCCGCAGTCCGACGGTGCGGACGAGATGCACGGTCTGCGTGGCCATGAGGACGGCCGTGCAGAGGTTGGCGAGGCCGGTGGTGAGGGCGATGACACGGAGCAGCCGGTGGCCGAAGACGAAGCGGACGCCCTCGCTGATCTCCTTGCGCAACGAGGCTCCGGGCGCGGCCGGTTCGGGGGCTTCCTCGGCCCGTCCGATGCGGTGGAGGAACAGCGCGGAGAGCAGGTAGCCGAGGGCGTCGACGATGACGGCGAACTGCGCTCCGACGAGCTGGACGAGTCCGCCGCCGATGCCGGGGCCGGTGACGTGGGCGGTGGAACGGACCGTCTCCAGCGCGCCGTTGCCCGCGACGAGCTGGTCGCGGGGCAGGATCTGCGGCAGGTAGCTCTGGTGGGCGACGTCGAAGAACACGGTCGCCACGCCCGTCACGAGCGCGACGGCGTAGAGCTGGGCCATGGTCAGGAGGTCGGCGAGGGCGGCGGCGGGGATGCTCGCCATGGCCGCGGCGCGCACCAGGTCCGCCCGGATCATCAGGGGCCGTTTGCGCATACGGTCGGTGAGTGCCCCGGCGGGCAGGCCGACGAGCAGGAAGGCTGCGGTCTCCGCCGCGGTCAGCAGGCCCACCTGGAAGGCGGGGGCGTCGAGTACGAGAACGGCTACGAGGGGCAGCGCCACCAGCGTCACCTGGGCACCGAACTGTCCGGTGGCGGCTCCCGCGAGCAGCAGTCGGAAGTCACGCAAGCGCATCGGGCCACCGGTGCCCCCGGTGGCGGCGCGGTTTGTGTCGGACATGTGAACGACATTCACCGATTAATCGCGCGACAGTCAAAGCAAACCTGTCAGTTTCGGACTTGTTTGGCGACTGTCCGGACATGAGTCGGAGAATCTTTCGTGCTACCCGGGGTACCGCCACGTAAATTCCGGCGGGCCGTGCGGGAGGCGCGAAGCGGGTGGGGCAAGGGGGGCCCGGGGGGCACGAGGGGGCCGAGCGGCGACCCTTACCCTGAGTAACCGATTCCATCCTGGCCGAAAAGGCTCATCCGCGATCATGTCACTGCGGAACCTGGCATTCCGTCAGCTATGAACGCCGCGCGGGGCCGGTGCAGCGCTGCTGCGGCCCCGCTGAGGCCCTGCTGCGGGCCCTGCTGCGGGCCCGCAGCGGGCCCGGCGCCGCGCGCGTTCCGCCGGCCGGCAGGCCGCACCGCTCAGAAGGTCCACCGGGTGTGGCTGTACACGCCGTCGTCTCGCCCGAAGCCGTAAGCCGTGGTCGGGGCCAGCGCGAACACCACCGCTGTGCCCTGCCGGAACGCGTCGCCGATGCCGTGGAAGGTGCCCTCGGGCGAGGTGATGTGGGGCCCGTACTTCGTTTCGTACGCCGCGATCACCTCCTCCACGACGGCCGGATCGGACACCTGCTCCGCCCGGCCCTCCACCACGAGGTCGAGCCCCTCGGTGAGCGAGTTCCCACCGGTGGTCAGCGCGCAGTGGCCGTCGTGGGCCAGGTTCTTCGCTTTCTGCTCCTCCGGCCCTGTGGAGAAGTACATGGCCCCGTCGTGCCAGGCCGCGATCACGGGGGTGACGTGCAGGCGCCCGTCGGGCCGGACCGTGGACAGCCAGAAGATCTCGGCGGTGCCCAGCTCCCGCTCCGCCTCGGCCCAGTCGGTGGCGGTGGCTTCGGCGGCACCCGGCCGGGGGTTGAGTGCGGAACTGTAGCGGGCGTCGAGTTCGGTGGCGGGGTGCTTCGCGGATCCGTGGGGCGGCATCGTGGATCTTCTTCCTCTCCCCCGTTCGCTGTCGGCACGCCGCCGAGGGGGAACGAGCCCGTGCATCCTCCCGCGCGGGCATGCCCGCCACCGCCCTACGCGGCCGTCGTGCCGTCCGGGGTCACCCGGCCGGTCCCGTACCGCGGCAGGCGGCAGACGGCAGACGGCAGGCGCAGGGCAGCGAAGGCCCTCAGCCGTCCAGGAGGAGGCGCTTCTGCGGTTTGCCCATGGCGTTGCGCGGGATCGCCTCGACGAAGCGGACCTCGCGGGGGCGCTTGTGGACCGACAGGTGGGCGGCGACGAAGTCGGTCAGCTCCGCTCCCGTGACTCCCTCGGCGACGACGAACGCGACGATCCGCTGGCCGAGATCAGCGTCGGGGACGCCGACCACCGCGGCCTCGCGCACCCGGGCGTGGTCCAGCAGCGCGTTCTCGACCTCACCCGCCCCGATCCGGTACCCGCCCGACTTGATCATGTCGGTGGACGCGCGGCCCACGATCCGGTGCACGCCCTCCTTCGCGTCGACGGCCGCGATGTCACCGGTACGGAACCAGCCGTCCTCGGTGTACGCGGCGGCCGTCGCCTCCGGCCGGCCGAGGTAGCCGGAGAACAGGGTGGGGCCGGTGAGCTGGAGTTCGCCGATCTCCGCTCCTTCCTCGGCCGCGATACGGGTGGCGACGCCCGGCAGGGGGGTGCCGACCGTGCCCGGGTGGGGGTCGCCGCCCGCCCGGCCGCTGACGGTGATCAGCGTCTCCGTCATCCCGTACCGCTCCACGATGCGGTGTCCGCTCGCCCGCTCGATGTCCCGGAAGACCGGCGCGGGCAGCGCCGCACTGCCCGACACCAGGAGCCGGGCCCCGGACAGGCCGGCCGCGGCACGGGGCTCGCGGGCGATGCGCGACCACACGGTCGGCACACCGAAGTACAGGCTTCCGCCCGCGGCCGCGTACGCCTCGGGTGTGGGCCGCCCGGTGTGCACGAGCCGGCTGCCCGTACGCAGGGCTCCGAGGACGCCGAGGACCAGTCCGTGTACGTGGAACAGCGGCAGGCCGTGGACCAGGGTGTCCTCGGCGGTCCACTGCCAGGCTTCGGCGAGCGCGTCCAGGTCCGCGGTGATCGCGGCGCTGCTGAGGACCACGCCCTTGGGGGCGCCCGTGGTGCCGGAGGTGTAGAGGATCAGGGCGGGGTCCTCCGGGCTGCGTACGCCCGCCGGGGCGGGGCCCCTGTCCGACCGGCGGGCGAAATCGACGTCGAGGGTGCGGGCGCCGGAGTCGCGCAGGATGTGCCCGCGCTCGGCCGGGCCCGCGTCCGGCGGCAGCGGAACGCACGGTACGCCGGCGAGCAGCGCGCCGACCACGGCGGCGACGGTCTCCAGCGAGGCCGTCGCGCTGACCGCGAACGCCGGGATGCCCGATTCGGTGAGATCGGCGGCCACCTGGCGGGCAGCGCCCAGGAGTTCCTCGTAGGAGGCGGTGCGGCCGGCGACGGTGACGGCGTCCGCGCGGTCCCCGTGGACACCGGTGAGGGCGGTCAGCATGGCGGGCGGCTCCGTTCGGCGGTGGTGTGGGATGCGGTCGGGCGCTCTGCGCGTTCGGCCAGCCTACGCGGCGCGGACGGGGGCCGTACCCTGTGACCGGCGCGGGGCGACCGTTCGCAGTCCGCGTTCTCGGCCTGATTGTCGATCCGGGGGGAAGCACGTGGAAACGGCACGGTTGGCGACGGTGGTCGCCGCGACGGTCACCGTGGGCTGGATGAGCGGCCTCTTCTACGGATTCGCCGTGTCGGTGATGCCGGGGCTCCGGCTCGCAGCCGACCGCACCGCCATCGAGACGATGCAGCGGATCAACACGGCGATCCTCAACGGCTGGTTCCTGCTGGGCTACGTCGGCGCGCTCGTCTTCAGCGCGGCGGCGGTGGCGCTCCACGCCGTCGGCGGTGGCGGTAGGGACGCGCTGGGGCCGCTGATCGGTGCGCTCGCCGCCTACCTCGCGGCGATGGGGGTGACGGCCCGGATCAACATCCCGCTGAACAACGCCCTGGAACAGGCCGGCCCCGTCGAGCGCATCGCCGACCCGGCGGCGGTCCGCCGGGCCTTCGAGGCGCGGTGGACACGTGCCAACACAGGGCGGGCCGTGCTGTGCACGATCTCGCTCGGCTTCCTCGCCTGGGCGCTCGTCCTGCACTGACGGGACGGGGGCGGGCCGGGATTCGGGCCCCGGGCGCGTTGTCGGGCCCAGCGCGGGCAGGTGCGGTAAATGGAGACAACAGAGAAGCGGCGGACACACTTACGACGGCGGCTCGGCACCACCCTCGGGGAACGGGGGGCACCGCGATGACGGTTGCGAGTGGCGCGACGGCCGGTGCGAACGTCGTGGACGCCCCCGTCTGGGTTCACCTGGCGGTGATGGCGGCAGCGGTCCTGATCCTCGTCTACCACCTGGCCAGGGACGGCCGTTGACGATCCACCCGTCCCCTGTGCCCCGTCCCGGTCCCGCGCCCCGGTCCGGCTCCGTGGGCCGGACGCGCCGGGGCCTGTCCGGTCGTGATCGACCGGACAGGCCCGATTCGGCCACGTCCGCGGTTACCAGTAGTGGCGTCGTCCGCCGACGGCGTGGCCGACCGATCCCATCAGCCACAGCGCCGCGCCCACCACGAGCAGGATGACCCCGAGGGTCCACAGGATGGAGACCCCGGTCAGAAGTCCGATCAGCAGGAGGATCAACCCGACGGCAATCATGAGTACCTCGTTCTCGCGTTGGAGTGTCGGCGGAAACGGTGGGATCCGCCGTGGCGCTTCAGTCGCCGTCTGCCCCCGAACGCCGTCCTTATCTGTGCCTCACCCCGATCCGACGCGATGGGTTGCGACCCGTACGGCCGGGCAGAAGCAGTGGCGCCCCGCGCGGCCCGGGGCACGGGCGGCCCGGGGCACGGGCGGCCCGGGGCGCAACCCGGACGGCCGCGCGCCGGACGGTCCCCTGTGCGTTGCGGGTCCCTCCCGGCCGACGCATGGTGGGCAGAGCGTTCCCCCCAACCGAGTCACTCAAGGAGTACCGCGTCATGAGCAAGGCGAAGGCTAAGGCCAAGCAGGTCAAGGGCAAGCTCAAGGAGACCGCCGGCGACGCCGTGGACGACAAGCGGATGCAGGCGGAGGGCGGCGCCGACCAGATGGCCGGCAAGGCCGAGGAGATGGCTTCGGACGCTGCGAAGAGGACCAAGAAGGGCATGCACAGGTCCTGACCGGCGCCTCCCGCACCGCTGCGAGGAGGGGCCGGGCCCGTCACACCGACGGGTCCGGCCCCTCCTCGCGCGCGTCACCGTGACGGTCCGCCCGACGCCGGAACCGCCCGCGGCAACATGGCCGGTACGCGTCTGGCATGCCGCCGGAACGGAAAATGTTTTCCGCTGGCGTCTATCGATGAGCCGTGCGCTGGGAATGCTGGGTGTGATCCCGCCCCTGCCCGACGCCCCGTCACGGCGTCACCCGGGCGGGCCTTCCGTTCTGCGCCCTCGGGAGGCAACACGCCATGCAGTCCACCCCCACTCCGCTCGCGGCCCCCGGCCGACGCGACCTCCTCACCGGCCTCGGCCTGGCCGCCGCCGCACCGCTCCTGCTCGGCGTCACCCCACGCCCCACGTCGCCGGCCCGCCCGGCCGGTCGGCCCGCCCCGGCCGGCGGGACGGTCCTGCTGCGCGGAGCGTCCCTCGTACTCACCATGGACCCGGGCCTCGGCAGCGGCGGCCCCCTCGGGGCCGTCGAGAACGCCGACGTCCTGATGCGCGGCGGTGCCATCGCCGCCGTCGGCCCGTCCCTCCAACGGC
This DNA window, taken from Streptomyces sp. TN58, encodes the following:
- a CDS encoding condensation domain-containing protein; protein product: MLSITSQYLARYRRLTTDRPDALLPVTGAQRRFMLVRSLDPTGRPDVVPMFFAFPSATVDPERLRAAARTLAARHTALRSRPAVVRGTPVLRVAAPEEADITVTRPAVAPGESAADALRRALSSWDPQGPPLRLFLVRDEQRGEDLLAIALDHAVCDGRSLARVVDELGAAYGEEAAEPGAAAGETAAELAAYEDAVLRQLAAEERAETPAAAAYWAERLRMVHTHAPAPRPARAPEDAPPSGAAQALLPAHEDRVSFPGLLDACRAAARELYGPDRTVPLGYPWGGRPAGADPVVGCFLNTLVFPADTGHGPGAEATADAWWDDLDRADVPFDAVVAAARATGSGWTGGLDGLLTVDDDSRRPPLTLAGTEGREVHIDGRPVRGPFAVSVTQGAEIHLRMVWDRALLDDESAERAFAALTRALRPSEHPVR
- a CDS encoding MFS transporter encodes the protein MSDTNRAATGGTGGPMRLRDFRLLLAGAATGQFGAQVTLVALPLVAVLVLDAPAFQVGLLTAAETAAFLLVGLPAGALTDRMRKRPLMIRADLVRAAAMASIPAAALADLLTMAQLYAVALVTGVATVFFDVAHQSYLPQILPRDQLVAGNGALETVRSTAHVTGPGIGGGLVQLVGAQFAVIVDALGYLLSALFLHRIGRAEEAPEPAAPGASLRKEISEGVRFVFGHRLLRVIALTTGLANLCTAVLMATQTVHLVRTVGLRAGGLGLVLSASAVGGLLGALCAGRLAARLGQARVILLSLLVTGPFALLWPLSGHGPAGAALFATGSAVVSFGAVVYNVAQVSFRQGMCPPRLLGRMNATLRFLMWGTLPLGALIGGALAQTYGTRTALVWCAVGILAVPLPLLFSPLRRMRDLPGPQEAADPDPDDDTAPDAGPDAGTRAGGDERPAPAPTG
- a CDS encoding pyridoxamine 5'-phosphate oxidase family protein; translated protein: MPPHGSAKHPATELDARYSSALNPRPGAAEATATDWAEAERELGTAEIFWLSTVRPDGRLHVTPVIAAWHDGAMYFSTGPEEQKAKNLAHDGHCALTTGGNSLTEGLDLVVEGRAEQVSDPAVVEEVIAAYETKYGPHITSPEGTFHGIGDAFRQGTAVVFALAPTTAYGFGRDDGVYSHTRWTF
- a CDS encoding acyl-CoA synthetase; amino-acid sequence: MLTALTGVHGDRADAVTVAGRTASYEELLGAARQVAADLTESGIPAFAVSATASLETVAAVVGALLAGVPCVPLPPDAGPAERGHILRDSGARTLDVDFARRSDRGPAPAGVRSPEDPALILYTSGTTGAPKGVVLSSAAITADLDALAEAWQWTAEDTLVHGLPLFHVHGLVLGVLGALRTGSRLVHTGRPTPEAYAAAGGSLYFGVPTVWSRIAREPRAAAGLSGARLLVSGSAALPAPVFRDIERASGHRIVERYGMTETLITVSGRAGGDPHPGTVGTPLPGVATRIAAEEGAEIGELQLTGPTLFSGYLGRPEATAAAYTEDGWFRTGDIAAVDAKEGVHRIVGRASTDMIKSGGYRIGAGEVENALLDHARVREAAVVGVPDADLGQRIVAFVVAEGVTGAELTDFVAAHLSVHKRPREVRFVEAIPRNAMGKPQKRLLLDG
- a CDS encoding DUF1772 domain-containing protein produces the protein METARLATVVAATVTVGWMSGLFYGFAVSVMPGLRLAADRTAIETMQRINTAILNGWFLLGYVGALVFSAAAVALHAVGGGGRDALGPLIGALAAYLAAMGVTARINIPLNNALEQAGPVERIADPAAVRRAFEARWTRANTGRAVLCTISLGFLAWALVLH
- a CDS encoding DUF6131 family protein encodes the protein MIAVGLILLLIGLLTGVSILWTLGVILLVVGAALWLMGSVGHAVGGRRHYW
- a CDS encoding CsbD family protein produces the protein MSKAKAKAKQVKGKLKETAGDAVDDKRMQAEGGADQMAGKAEEMASDAAKRTKKGMHRS